The following proteins are encoded in a genomic region of Lentilitoribacter sp. Alg239-R112:
- a CDS encoding DUF3108 domain-containing protein, translating into MKKMKLKNLFVFTALSCVFTTAALPSVAAAKTANSSYKLVIHGITLAKLNFKTEISGETFKTSGSIKSSSLADIVAKIRGETTVTGKVTPHMFRADQYKINYTSGDEKRAFDVLYNENGKVTQSKISPEPKSRPSDWVKLKDADLLSVVDPITSLTLPYKGPKSPVCGRTVSIFDGETLVDLKLKFIGHARYKTKGFRGRVVKCQVTFTPKGGYRANHDSVKYLQQAKGMEVWFGVNKHMNAHVPMFAKIPTKIGDVRVSATEIGS; encoded by the coding sequence ATGAAGAAAATGAAATTAAAGAACCTTTTCGTTTTTACGGCGCTTTCATGCGTATTCACGACTGCTGCGTTACCAAGTGTTGCTGCAGCTAAAACCGCAAACTCGTCTTATAAGCTTGTTATTCATGGAATTACGCTGGCAAAGCTAAATTTCAAAACCGAAATTAGTGGTGAGACATTCAAAACATCTGGCAGCATAAAATCGTCATCGTTAGCCGATATTGTAGCAAAAATTCGAGGTGAAACGACCGTTACTGGTAAAGTTACGCCGCATATGTTTCGCGCTGATCAATATAAAATAAACTATACATCAGGTGATGAGAAGCGCGCTTTCGATGTGCTTTACAATGAAAATGGTAAAGTCACACAAAGTAAAATTTCACCTGAACCCAAAAGCCGCCCTTCTGACTGGGTAAAGCTTAAGGATGCTGATCTTCTGTCTGTGGTGGATCCAATTACGAGCCTAACTTTGCCTTATAAAGGGCCTAAATCACCAGTTTGCGGTCGTACAGTTTCGATATTTGACGGCGAAACTCTTGTTGATCTTAAATTGAAGTTCATTGGCCATGCTCGTTATAAAACAAAGGGTTTTAGGGGGCGTGTGGTTAAATGTCAGGTTACATTTACGCCTAAAGGTGGCTATCGGGCCAATCATGATTCGGTTAAATATTTGCAACAGGCAAAAGGTATGGAAGTTTGGTTTGGGGTTAATAAGCACATGAATGCTCATGTTCCAATGTTTGCA
- the rpmB gene encoding 50S ribosomal protein L28, protein MSRTCELTAKGVQSGNNVSHANNKSKRKFLPNLCNVTLMSEALNQRFRMRISANALRSVEHRGGLDAFLAKANDRDLSTRARLIKKQLSKKLAEAAA, encoded by the coding sequence ATGTCTCGTACATGCGAACTAACTGCAAAAGGCGTTCAATCTGGTAACAATGTTAGCCACGCCAACAATAAATCAAAGCGCAAGTTTTTGCCAAATCTTTGCAACGTGACTTTGATGTCAGAAGCTCTAAATCAGCGCTTTCGTATGCGTATTTCTGCTAACGCGCTTCGCTCTGTTGAGCATCGTGGTGGTTTGGATGCATTTTTGGCGAAAGCAAACGACCGTGATTTATCAACACGTGCACGTTTGATCAAAAAGCAACTTTCAAAAAAACTAGCTGAAGCTGCAGCTTAG
- a CDS encoding queuosine precursor transporter, producing the protein MLNVKSISPFIFLMAFIIVASNYLVQFPVNYTISDYNLADLLTWGAFTYPIAFLITDMTNRKFGTKSARIVVAVGFLIAVGLSIWLATPRIAIASGSAFLIAQLLDVSIFNSLRKSTWWHAPLISSIIGSIIDTVLFFAIAFSAGFGFLGFEDTFVLENAPLLGLFAMEAPRWISWAMGDLGVKLIVGLVMLIPYGAALPYLTGGKTTAAA; encoded by the coding sequence ATGCTAAATGTAAAATCTATTTCTCCGTTTATTTTTTTGATGGCATTCATCATTGTTGCCTCAAATTATCTCGTCCAATTTCCAGTCAATTACACTATCAGTGATTATAACCTAGCTGATCTTCTGACATGGGGCGCATTTACCTACCCAATAGCCTTTTTGATCACAGATATGACCAATCGGAAATTTGGTACCAAATCTGCTCGTATAGTTGTTGCCGTTGGTTTTCTAATTGCTGTTGGCCTTTCAATCTGGCTTGCGACACCGCGTATCGCTATTGCATCAGGTTCTGCTTTTTTAATTGCTCAACTACTTGATGTTTCAATTTTCAATAGCCTTCGTAAATCAACTTGGTGGCACGCACCGCTTATATCTTCCATCATCGGCTCGATTATCGACACGGTTCTATTCTTTGCTATCGCATTTTCAGCTGGATTTGGTTTCTTAGGATTTGAAGATACATTTGTTCTAGAAAATGCACCACTCTTAGGTCTTTTTGCTATGGAGGCTCCACGTTGGATTTCGTGGGCAATGGGTGACCTTGGTGTGAAACTGATTGTGGGCTTAGTAATGCTAATCCCTTATGGTGCAGCACTACCTTATTTAACTGGTGGCAAAACAACCGCTGCCGCGTAA
- a CDS encoding esterase-like activity of phytase family protein, with product MRMRRLAAPILLSFFCLIPCANADIVKVDVNTRLIENFKVGSDEDVFGHLQFLGGLELSSDNDLLGAMSAIRLTADRSTFIGVADTGHWYGGNIKRDDNGRLSGIASFEIAPMLNEEGKYSTAKWNLDAEGLVIKDEYIYVSFERNSRIEGYKLANPMQSAAVKSLPVQIPKREFRRNGGLEAIAKSQVDSPLEGAIVAFSERSVNTEGDLFAAIIDGTEPGVFFVKRNPPYNITDADFLPNGDLLLLERRFSIARGIGMRIRRIDVSTIKKDATVDGDILIDVGSGYQIDNMEGMSVTTNDQGEVFITLISDDNHSFLQRNLMLEFKLLQQ from the coding sequence ATGCGGATGAGGCGACTAGCGGCACCCATTCTTTTGTCTTTCTTTTGTCTTATTCCCTGCGCCAATGCCGATATTGTGAAGGTCGACGTGAATACGCGTTTGATCGAAAACTTCAAAGTCGGTTCAGATGAAGATGTCTTTGGTCATTTGCAATTTCTTGGTGGTCTTGAGTTGTCTTCTGATAATGATTTGCTTGGTGCCATGTCAGCTATTCGATTAACCGCTGATCGCTCAACCTTCATCGGCGTAGCGGATACTGGTCATTGGTATGGTGGTAACATTAAACGCGATGATAATGGTCGATTGTCAGGTATAGCTTCGTTTGAAATAGCACCCATGCTTAATGAAGAAGGGAAATATTCAACCGCGAAGTGGAACCTTGATGCCGAAGGCTTAGTTATAAAGGATGAGTATATTTATGTTAGTTTTGAACGTAACTCGCGGATTGAAGGCTACAAGCTAGCAAACCCAATGCAATCGGCTGCTGTTAAGTCTTTGCCTGTGCAAATACCGAAACGAGAATTCAGAAGAAATGGCGGACTAGAGGCCATTGCGAAATCACAAGTTGATAGCCCGCTAGAAGGTGCTATCGTTGCGTTTTCTGAGCGGAGTGTGAATACTGAAGGTGATCTATTTGCTGCCATTATTGATGGTACTGAGCCGGGTGTGTTCTTTGTGAAACGAAACCCACCCTATAATATCACAGATGCTGATTTCTTACCTAATGGTGACCTACTTCTGCTTGAACGTCGATTTAGCATCGCTCGCGGTATAGGTATGCGTATTCGCCGAATTGATGTATCGACAATCAAAAAAGACGCGACAGTTGACGGGGATATACTAATCGATGTTGGTTCTGGTTATCAGATTGACAATATGGAGGGAATGTCTGTAACGACGAATGATCAAGGTGAGGTTTTTATCACCCTGATTTCAGACGACAATCATTCGTTCCTGCAGCGAAACCTAATGCTTGAGTTTAAGCTTCTACAGCAATAA